A portion of the Mycobacterium paraseoulense genome contains these proteins:
- the fdxA gene encoding ferredoxin — MTYTIAEPCVDIKDKACIEECPVDCIYEGARMLYIHPDECVDCGACEPVCPVEAIYYEDDVPEQWSQYTQINADFFTELGSPGGAAKVGMTENDPQAVKDLPPQGEGD; from the coding sequence GTGACCTACACGATCGCCGAGCCCTGTGTCGATATCAAAGACAAGGCTTGTATCGAGGAGTGCCCGGTCGATTGCATCTACGAGGGCGCGCGGATGCTGTACATCCACCCCGACGAGTGCGTCGACTGCGGGGCCTGCGAACCGGTCTGTCCCGTCGAAGCGATCTACTACGAAGACGACGTGCCCGAGCAGTGGAGTCAGTACACGCAGATCAACGCGGACTTCTTCACCGAGCTGGGATCGCCGGGCGGTGCGGCCAAGGTCGGCATGACCGAGAACGACCCGCAGGCAGTCAAGGACCTGCCGCCCCAGGGCGAGGGCGACTGA